The following is a genomic window from Solanum stenotomum isolate F172 unplaced genomic scaffold, ASM1918654v1 scaffold13492, whole genome shotgun sequence.
GGATAGTTCAATTGGTGTTGTTCCATTGCTTACTTCCAGGAACCCATTTAGGACACACGGGACTGAAGTAGCTTGACACGACCCTCGAATTTAATAGTTCGACGAGCGGTGCAAATTTAACGCACCTTGGCGTCTTGTATTGGCTGATGGAAGCACCTAATAAGCTAGTACAGCAATAGTCCATGAGCTTGTCAAAAGTACCTGTTTCCACTATCCTGATTTCAAGAGGCCCAATGGATTTGTCAGATGTACGACCCTGGCGGTAGACACTGTCGAGAGATTCTTCAATGGTGAGGCAACAATCTTGAAGGATTGAAGGAGGAATGGTGGCAGAGGCGTTGGCGCTTAGCTCCCAAAACAGGACATAATGGCCTGGAATGGTAT
Proteins encoded in this region:
- the LOC125850078 gene encoding indole-3-acetic acid-amido synthetase GH3.6-like, which translates into the protein MGYFEFLPIHRSNEFIDSISISTPLNEKDEQQLVDLVDVKIGQEYELVVTTYSGLYRYRVGDVLRVAGYKNNAPQFNFIRRENVILSIDFDKTNEFDLQNAVNNAANNLMPFDARVVDYTSYADTDTIPGHYVLFWELSANASATIPPSILQDCCLTIEESLDSVYRQGRTSDKSIGPLEIRIVETGTFDKLMDYCCTSLLGASISQYKTPRCVKFAPLVELLNSRVVSSYFSPVCPKWVPGSKQWNNTN